The following proteins are co-located in the Palaemon carinicauda isolate YSFRI2023 chromosome 3, ASM3689809v2, whole genome shotgun sequence genome:
- the LOC137630991 gene encoding uncharacterized protein, with translation MIQENKTLPLVYCITTHKNEKTYDTIFGWLESRNLRPASVSLDFELSAINSVKKFFPNAEICGCFFHFGQCLWRKVQGLGLQAWYSKSENAMLIKKLQAIAFVPPHDVYDCFDTLVSSFDDETDNILDGFLQYFETTWLGVFQRGRRRRPKFEVKLWSCYERTLNGLPRTNNMLEGWHNAFKRRMTIIHPTEEKLLRKLRSEQASTEMVLEQVFQGKDVGRKTKNIQM, from the coding sequence ATGATACAGGAAAACAAGACTCTTCCTCTCGTGTATTGCATAACAACccataaaaatgaaaagacttatgaCACCATATTCGGCTGGCTTGAAAGTCGTAACTTGCGACCAGCCTCAGTATCACTAGACTTCGAGCTTTCCGCTATCAATAGCGTAAAGAAATTTTTCCCAAACGCTGAAATCTGCGGATGTTTCTTCCATTTTGGACAATGCCTATGGCGAAAGGTGCAAGGACTGGGTTTGCAAGCTTGGTACTCAAAATCTGAAAATGCAATGCTTATAAAAAAACTTCAGGCAATTGCATTTGTGCCACCACATGATGTATATGATTGTTTTGACACTTTGGTATCAAGTTTTGATGACGAAACCGATAACATTTTAGATGGATTCTTGCAATACTTTGAGACTACATGGTTAGGCGTTTTTCAGCGTGGACGAAGGAGACGCCCAAAGTTTGAAGTTAAATTATGGTCATGTTATGAGAGAACACTAAATGGTTTACCAAGAACAAACAACATGCTTGAGGGCTGGCATAATGCTTTCAAGAGGAGGATGACAATTATCCACCCAACGGAAGAAAAGCTTCTTCGAAAACTCCGTTCTGAACAAGCAAGTACTGAAATGGTACTAGAGCAAGTTTTCCAGGGAAAGGACGTTgggagaaaaacaaaaaatatacagaTGTAA